In the genome of Nitrospirae bacterium YQR-1, the window TTTCGGTTTAACTTTCTCAGGTTTTGATTTCGATTCGGTACTTAATGCGCTCCAGACACAGGGTGACGTAAAAGTACTGTCAAATCCGCGCTTAAGCATGATAAACGGCCAGAGCGCCATGCTTACCGTGGGAAAAAAGAAGGACTACATAAAAAGCGTATCCTCACAGGTAACAACCTCCGGCTCTAATTCCTATCTAACCTACTCCACGGAAGTCTCCAGCGTGCTTTCGGGCATAATGTTTGGCATTGTGCCGTACATAGATGAGGCTGGTAATGTGACATTAAATATAACCCCTATAATCTCCGACCTCGTGGAGCTGCCAACTCAAACATTCGGCAGCAGTTCCTCCACCACCGGTTCAGCCGAAATCGGCCTCCCGGTCATTGATGTAAGAGAAATGAGCACGACTGTGAAGCTTAGAGATCAGGAAATGGCGGTAATCGGAGGGTTAATCTCACAGAAAGAAAAGCTGACTGATAATCAGGTGCCGCTCCTGGGCAGTATTCCGGTATTAGGATACCTGTTTAAGAGCAGAGATTCAGTTAATGAAAAAATCGAGCTTGTGCTTATGTTAAAAATAAATGTGATAATGTGAAAAACGGGATTACAATAAGTGGAAAGACCACCAAAAAAATTAGGTGAAATTTTAAAAGATAAGGGCTACGTAACCGACGAGATGTTTGCGGTAGCCATGACCCAGCAAAAGATAACCGACCAATTGCTTGGCGTAACCCTGCAGAAACTTGGGTTTGTGACTCCTAAGGAAATGGCTGAGGTACTTGCCGAACAGGCCGGTGTGCCGTATGTTAATCTCTCTGAATACCACATCGCAGAGGAGCTCTTAAGAAAGATTCCCCGCGATATGGCTGAGAGGCTTGAATGTCTGCCGCTTTCCACAGAAGATGGACATGTCAACATAGGGCTCACTAATCCAAACAATATTGTAGCTTTGGATACAATGAGAAAACTTCTGAAAATGCAGGTTAAGGTCAATCTTGTTGACTCCGACAGCTTAAACGACTCGATAGAGCGCATGTACTATTTCATGGAAAACCCAATCGCCCAGCAGATAGATAACGTTATTAAGGAAATAGTCTCTGTAACTGTGCCACAACCGGCCTCTGTTTCCGCCCTGACTGAGCTTATCATCAAAGAGGGGCTAAGACGGGCTGCAACAGATATACATCTGAGTCCGTCTGAGGAAACCCTGCATGTGTTTTACCGCGTGGATGGCGTTATGCATCACGCCGCCTGTGTTCCCAAAAATGCCCAAAACGGTATTATCTCTAAAATTAAGGTGCTCTCCAATCTTGACATTGCAGAGCAAAGACTGCCACAGGACGGGTTCTTTGGGTTTACTTTTCTTAAAAAAAACCTGGATATGAGAGTTTCCACCTTGCCCACCATTTATGGAGAGAATGTGGTAATAAGGGTACTCTCCGGCACAGGCCCTGTACTAAGGTTTGACTCTCTGGGGTTTGATGAAAACAACACCAAAAAACTTAAATACTTGTTTAATAAACCCTATGGGATCATTCTTATAACAGGCCCTACGGGAAGTGGTAAGACAACCACGTTGTACTCGGCCCTGAGGCAGATAGACCTGTTGGGGAAAAATGTTTTGACAGTTGAGGACCCTGTGGAGTACCGTTTAAACTTTGTGCGGCAAACACAGGTGAATTTAAAATCAGGGTATGATTTTTCACGGGCAGGCAGGACCTTTATGAGACAGGACCCGGACGTTATGCTCCTGGGTGAGATACGTGATGAGGAGACGGCTCACATTGCCGTAAGGGCCTCAATCACAGGGCACCTTGTTCTTTCCACACTGCACACCAATGATGCAGTTACGGCAATACCCAGGCTTGCTGATTTAGGAGTGGATAAATTCAACATAGCTGCCTCAGTGTTAGGGATAGTGGCGCAGCGGCTGGTTCGTAAAATTTGCAACAACTGTAAAGTTAAATACACGCTGGATGACGGCGAACTGGAATATTTCAGGCAAGCCGGTTATGGCACCGGCATTACGGAGGCATATAGGGGTAGGGGCTGTTTGGCATGTCAAAGGAGCGGTTATGCGGGGAGAACCGTGGTGGGAGAGATTCTGATTCTTGATGATGAGCTAAGGGATATGATAGCAGGCGGGGAGAGCGTTCTATATTTAAAGCGGAAAGCCCTTGAAAAGGCAATGAAATCTATGCAGGCCAATGCAATAGACAAGCTCTCAGTGGGGATAACCTCGTTGGAGGAAATCTTGAGGGTAGTGGGGTAGCAGCGGCAGTGCCAAGTTATGCTTATAAGGCGGTAGATGAAAACGGAGACATCCTTAAGGGGATAATAGAGGCCGAGGATGTGTCAACTTTTAATAATACCATGCAGCTGTCCCGTCTTCATGTTATTTCGGTAAAAGAGAAAACAGGCGGCGGAGTTCTTCCGTCAGTCAATATATTTGGAAAGAAAATTCAGAGGAAAGACATAATAGAGCTTGCCACAAATCTTGCTGTTATGATAGATGCCGGCCTGCCGTTGCTTACAGCCTTTGATGATTTAATAACAACCACTGAGCTGCCCTTTTTTAAGCAGAAACTCATCACGATAAGAAGACAGGTGATGCTTGGGTCGTCTCTGTCGGATGCGATAACGCAGGAGCGGGACATATTTCCTGATATCTTTATCCGGCTTGTGCGCATTGGTGAGGAGACTGGTTCACTGGGTAAGAGTTTAAAGGATGTGGCGGAGCATCTTCAGAGGATGGAGGATCTGGCATCGGCAATAAAGCGGGCTCTTATGTATCCCACCTTTGCGTTGATAACAACAAGCGGAGCGCTTTTTTTCTGGTTAGTCGTTGTTATGCCAAAAATGGCCGTGCTTTTTGAAGACATGGGGGTAGCACTGCCTCTTATCACACAAGTTCTTATAAAGACAAGCAAATCAGCTGAGAGTAACTGGTATATTATTCTGGCGGTGCCTGTCGCTTTGTCAGCGCTTTTTAAGTATTTGGGGCGGTACGAAAAATTTCAATACTTTTTGGACTATACTGCTTTAAAAATGCCGATAATTAAGCTCATAAGTTATAATAAGGTGCTTGCTTTGTTTTCAGAGCAGATGAGAATTCTTCTGGTAGCAGGGATAACGATAAACAGATCGTTTGAGCTTCTTCAGGAGACTATCGGCAATATGGTGTTTTCGAGGGCATTCGTAAGGGTCAATGATTTGATACTAAGTGGAGTTAGTGTGGGGGATTCCCTCAGATTGCAAAGGATCTTTCCAGTATTAGTGGTAAGGATGGTAAGTGTGGGAGAGGCAAGCGGTAGTTTGGATGCACAGTTTGGGTTTTTATCGGAATATTTCCTAAAAAAACTGGATGATATATCGCAGAAGATGAGTAAGTTGATAGAGCCGGTGGTTATGGTGTTTGTGGGAATAATGTTTACGATAATGATAGTGGGGGTCTTTGCGCCCATCTATGATCTTATCTCCGGTGTTGGGGCACAACAATGATACAAGGCCGACTTCAATCGTCTAACTTTATTGGCTTTGTCACAAGCTCCCCGACGTACGAAAAAGTATGCATTTGTCGCTTGCCCCTTGCCACCGCATTATACTTCCGGTTGCAACTTATAGTATGAGGGAAGTGTAGCGGTGGATTTGACAGAGTATTTTGGATTTACAGAGGAACCGTTTAAGATAACTCCCGATCCTAAGTATTTTTTCCCGTCGGGCTGCCACAAGGAGTGTCTGTCGTCACTGGAGTATTCATTCAGGCAGAGGGAGGGTTTTACACTAATAACTGGTGAGCCCGGCACGGGTAAGACCACGCTGCTGAATCTTTTCATAGAAAAAATGAAGGACAGGGCGGAGATAGCGGTGATTTTGACGCCCAGGCTTTCACCGCAGGAGATGCTCTTTGCCATAATTGATGATTTGGGACTGACAACGGAGACAAAAAACAAAAACGATGTAATCAGCCGGTTCAGAAACTTTTTGGTAGAGATGAATGCAACAGGAAAGCCGGTAATAATAATTGTGGATGAGGCACAGGGGCTTTCAATTGATACGCTTGAGGAATTGCGGCTGCTGTCAAATCTTGAGACACACAAGGAAAAACTCTTGCATATAGTGCTTTTTGGGCAGCCGGAGCTTGATGATAAACTCAGGACTGAGCAGTTACGCCAGCTAAAGCAAAGAATCATTACGAGGTGTACTTTAGGGCATCTGGATGCAACAGAGACATATGATTACATAACGTACCGGATAATGAAAGCCGGAGGGACATCAATAAAATTTGATGACGGGGCAAGGAAGGAAATTTTTATAAAAAGCCGCGGGATACCCCGATTAATCAACATTCTCTGTACAAGGGTTTTAATGGTGGTTTATGTAAAGGAAACCAGGGAGATAACGAAAGAGGTTGTGGCTTTGGCGTTTCAGAGTTTATCGCCGGAAGAGGACGGGAAGCAATCAAAAAAATCAGTAAAATATATAGCAATTGCGGCTCTGATACTTGTTGTAATAACCGGAGTGTTTGTTACATTAAAAAACCGGATTAGTGCCGATAAAACTCAGATTGAAACAGTAGTTAAGCGTGCTCTTGAGACTCCAAAGCCTGCTCCTGGACAGTTACCCTCTGAAGCAGTGGCGGACAATGTGACGGTAAATGAGTCCGTTTCGGCAGATAACCGGAGCGTAGATAACATGACTCAGGTAATACAACAAGCTGTTGCGCCTGCGGAGAGTGACAGACCGGCGGTTGTACAAAATGTAGCTCCTGCAGATGAGGCGGTAAAAGTGTCGCCGTCGCCTGTAAGAGCAAAGAGCGCTGTGGTGGAGGTTAAGTACAATATTGTCAATATGAGACAAAAACCTGATTCCAAATCCCTGATAATCGCCTATCTGAAAAAAGAGGACAGGCCGGTTGTAGTTGACAAGTTCCAGAGTGCTGATGGAAAATACTGGTACAGAGTTAAAACGCCGGATGGCAAAGTAGGCTGGATTTCTGAGGTGGCGGTAGGTGTTAAATGAGCAGAGGATTGACGGAGAGGATAGCTACGTGAAAACATTTTTTTTAGTGCTTGTAATGGGTTTACTTGTATTTGTTGCCACAGGTGAGTGTGCACAAAAAGAGGGTTCTGTGGAATTTGAAGGTGCTCAAAGGACTTTTTTTAAGACAGGCAAGGCGGAAGCGGTTATGTCTTTGGAACCACTCTCAGGACGTAAGAGTTTATTTGCTATCGGACCGGTTGACGGCTTGGACGGTGAGATTACAATTTTTGATTCCAAACCATACATCACAAAGGTACGTGGCAGTGATTACACATTAGACCAAACATTCAACCACAGCGCCGCATTTCTTGTTTGGACGGAGCAGCCTCTTTGGCAGGATATACCTATTCCGGCTTCAGTTAAAGATTATGCCGGCCTGCAGCAGTTTATAAAAACAAAAGCGGCAGAGGCCGGTATTGATGTAAATATACCTTTTGCGTTTTTGATAAGCGGCATTGCCGATATGATTAAATGGCATATCAACACAGATAGGACAGACGGTAAACCTATTACCAAAGAACTCTTCGCTAAATCAAAGGAATCGTATATCACAAAGAATGAACCGGTTGACATTATCGGATTTTACTCGGAGAGCCATCACGGACAATTCATAAGCGAGTATGCCCCTGCAATAAAACCTGAATCGGAAGCCAAAAACGCTATCCACATTCATCTGGTTTCAAGGGTTAGTAAGGCCTCAGGGCATATTGACGACTTGACTTTAGGGAAAGATATGATACTCCGCCTTCCAAAACAGTGATACAGCAACGCCTTTAATACCAAGTTGCAGCCGGAAGTTAATCGAATGAATGCAACTTGGTATTAGGCTTAAAGAGCCTGACATATGGGAAGTCATTGTAGATTTCTTTAAACAGGCTCTTATCAAAAATTCCAAGTATAAACATTTGATTAAAGTTTGACCGATAGGTTTTTTCATCCATAAGAAGCGTGTATAAGACGGTTGGGCCTTTCTTTATTATTTCAAGATATTGGCCGTCAGGGTTGTTGGGAAACGTGTGTATGTCTTTGATTTCACCCCTGTCTGATATAACTACAGACTTAAGGGGAATATTACCGTTGAGGGTGCCTGTTGCGTCTTCCACTCTAACTTCTTTAAGGAATTTTATGGGTTTTTTATACTCATTACTTTTAGCGGCAAAATCCCAATTCCCTATGTTTGTTACAGCATTAAAGGTGTGAATCATATCGTTGGAAAAAAGGATATACACATTTTCACCGTTAAACCCCTCTGTAAAGTTTATCGCCCTTAAGATTTTATCCGCTGCATTTTTGTTTTCATTTACCTTACTTGTTGACACCACACGGTCTATGTAACAGAGAACGTTGTAGAGTTCCCTCTGGCTTGAAACACTGAGGCCTCTGGCTGTAAAGTAGGTGCTTTCGTAACTTATCGGACCCGGGTCATGGTACGTCTTAAGGCCGATACTTTGCAACACATAACCGCTGTCCCACCACGTGAAAACCTTAGAGCCCTCCGGCACTACTCTTTTTATCTCTTTAAATCCCTTATATATGTTCCCGTTAAATAATAAAAATGGGTTATATGAATAAGCAGACATAAAGCCGGTGACAAAAAAAACGGCAAATATCAACGCATAAACCAACGGCTCTTTTATTAATTTTATTTTTTCTGCAGATTTCCCGCAGGCGGAAACAATCAATGCCAGCAGATAACCTAACCCGGCACCGGCAAAGGGCGGTAAATACATGGCAAGACGAATTTCACTTTTAAAGGACAGAAGCCCAATGAAAAATACCGGTAAAATCATCAATGCCACCGGCAGGTTCAATAATACAAAAATACAAAATCCTGAAATCCCAATAAGCGGCAGCCATGGTCCGCTGTAAAAGACTGCTGACAGCACTGTCTGAGGTGTAAAGTGTTTTGTCTCTCTTGTAAAGATATCCCTTGTGGGAAAGCTGTCACCGGTTTTTAGTGTTTCCACAGTTGAGATGCCGGTAAATTTATCTATGAAAATTTTTATCATATCAATTCCGGGCTTTAATACATCAAAAGCAGCAATAAGTACAATAAGAAAGAGCGCTGTAGAAAGTAACCACACCGACATTTCCCATTTACTGTGGTCTTTGTATTTATATGCAAAAACAGCCAAAGCCGACATTATAAAAAACACTGCCGACATCGAAACACTGCTTAAAGGCAGCATAACATCATTTAGAAACGAAAACGAAAAACAAAGAAAAAACGAAACAACAATATGTTTAAGCCTGATTTTCTTTAAAAAAAGCGAAACAGTAAACACTGTGAGATAGATAAAAGTAAACCCTCTGTGCCCCTGATACCACCAATCGAAAAAAAACAGGGAAATACCGGTAAGGACGGAATACAAATAAATCTCCCTGAGAGTTTTACCCTCAGATGATTTCAAGATAAAAAAAGAGGCAAGAAATGGGAAAAACAAATTTAACAGGTCTGTATCAAACCTGCCGATAGCGGTTCTTTCGTAATAGATTTTACCAAATGTTCCAAAAACAGAGGCGGAAACAGCCATCCCTGGATGTCCTGCTTTATAAAAAAACAATGACAATGGAATAATAAACAAACCGGAGAGGATAAAAACTGTATAAAAGGCGGCTGTTATATGATTTCCATTGAAAAAAGCAGAAAGTTTAACTGCTATAACGCTGATAAGAGGGCTGGAGAGTGCAGGGGCGCCGCCAGCATACTCAGAGGCTTTAATAATCCAGTGGTAGCCGTCAACTGTTGACATCAACGGGGTCCGGCCGTAAAAGTACATATCCGGCTGCATTTCCCATTTGCTCATAGCATGGTATCTGACAAAGATGGAAAGAAAAAGACATAAAACAACGGCTATGGCAAAAAGCACTTTGCCGGATAATATTTTCTCCCGCAGAGACAACGTGTTTTCCTCTTTCACTGAACCCCCTCTTCGTATTTCATAACGTAAAGGCAATATCTTTCATCACCGGTTATGCTCTTAGCAAATGACCTTATATGTAGAAGATTATTTTGCTCTATTTGTTGCTGTGTCAGTTGATAATTTAAGATAAGCAGAACATTTCTTTTTTCATGCTTCATGAATTTTTTAACTTCTTTGAGTACCCCGTCTCTATTAATATAGAGCCGTTTATTGTTTGAAATAACATAAGTGCCGTATCTTCCTGTTATTGGATAAAACAGGCTTTTGCCCAGATACACGGCCACAGAGGTGGTTTGATAATCAAGGTCGGCCGCCATGGGTAATGAATCAAGATTGTTGGCTTTAATGAAATCAGCAGTTTCTTTGGCATCTGTAAAAGGATATTTAGCACATATGGTTATGGCGGTTATGGCGGCAAAGATATGGACTACTATAAAAAAATTTAGCCACGCACTTCTTTTTTCCTCAAAAAAAGAGCAGAATCTGTTCAAAAAAGAGAATTTAAATGTAACGGGTTTATAATAATAAGTCAGCCACAGGGAGCAAATAAAAACTATAAAAAGATGTCCCCTGTGTCTTATCAGACTTCCATAGACGACTTCACTAAATGCCATAAGACTAGTATTTCCCACTATAAAAAAAAATGCCGCAACAGGGCGCCTGATAACCATAAAAAAAGTAAGAGTTAAAAAAACTGTGCCTATCGCCACCCTTGTAAAATAGAGTAAGTACGGGTTTTCCGAGATGTACCCTATTATGTTGCCGCCCCAGAAGTTTGGATTAAACATTGGTATAGGGAAATATACGTTATATACGATGGAAATCTGGCTAAGAAGGCGCATAAAATCATACATAAAGATTCCAGTTAAAAACTCAGGTTTTTTAAGATATTGGGAATCCGGCGGCGGCATCATCTGATAGATGGAAAAAACAAGACCTGACACGAAAATAAAAGCGCTTAATGTAATGATTAACCAGGTATTAATATTTTTTTTATTTTTTGTATCAAACAGAAATTCAAAACCCGCAGTCAGAGCAAATGCTGTTGCAATCACACATGCATATGCATTTGTCTGACACATTAAAAAAAGTAAAATGGAAAGTAACATATAGTTTTTTCCGCCCTCCACCGGCTTCATCATGTAAGCAGAAATGAAAATCAGCATAACACCCATGGAGTAATTCCTGCTTATGACGGCATACTCAAAAAAAGTAAAATATCCAAAAATAAATAAAATACGCTGCCATTTCTTAAAGGGTGAATACTTTAAAAACACAAAAGCAGCGGCAGTTGCAATACACAGATGAACCATCTGCATTACAACCATATTGCCGGTAAATCTTGTAAGCAGATAAACTATCAAGACCCAGAGCCTGGGATGTCCCTCGTACCTGTAGTTATAAAAGAGCTCGGAGAGTGAATTGCTTGCCTGTGCTATCGCCCACGGACCCAGTTCGTCTCTCCACATTATGTGATTAAGCAGATTTAACAGGGTAACTATAAAAAAGATGAAAACAGCGGCATAAACGGCGATATCAGTTTTTTTGATTATTTCCTTAATTTTAGTTACCATCTCTCTGAGACTCAAAAATTATATTTAGCATTAATTTAAAGTTTTGTATTCACTAAACACAACACCTTTTAGTATACTACATGTGATTTAGAATTGGAATAGCTTTATGTTGAAAGAACAGACCCCCCTCAGAGGGATAATAAAGTCTTTAGGACTTGTCTTTGGTGATATAGGTACAAGCCCGATTTATACTTTGACGGTAATCCTTCTGCTTATAGAGCCCACACCGGACAACATAACGGGGGTTTTATCGCTCATAGTGTGGACCCTGATAGTGCTTGTGACACTGGAATACGCATGGCTTGCAATGAGTCTGGGTAAAAAGGGTGAGGGAGGGACCGTTGTGCTTAAGGAATTATTGACTCCGTTGCTGGCAAACCCGTGGAACGTGCGGCTTGT includes:
- the tadA gene encoding Flp pilus assembly complex ATPase component TadA, producing the protein MERPPKKLGEILKDKGYVTDEMFAVAMTQQKITDQLLGVTLQKLGFVTPKEMAEVLAEQAGVPYVNLSEYHIAEELLRKIPRDMAERLECLPLSTEDGHVNIGLTNPNNIVALDTMRKLLKMQVKVNLVDSDSLNDSIERMYYFMENPIAQQIDNVIKEIVSVTVPQPASVSALTELIIKEGLRRAATDIHLSPSEETLHVFYRVDGVMHHAACVPKNAQNGIISKIKVLSNLDIAEQRLPQDGFFGFTFLKKNLDMRVSTLPTIYGENVVIRVLSGTGPVLRFDSLGFDENNTKKLKYLFNKPYGIILITGPTGSGKTTTLYSALRQIDLLGKNVLTVEDPVEYRLNFVRQTQVNLKSGYDFSRAGRTFMRQDPDVMLLGEIRDEETAHIAVRASITGHLVLSTLHTNDAVTAIPRLADLGVDKFNIAASVLGIVAQRLVRKICNNCKVKYTLDDGELEYFRQAGYGTGITEAYRGRGCLACQRSGYAGRTVVGEILILDDELRDMIAGGESVLYLKRKALEKAMKSMQANAIDKLSVGITSLEEILRVVG
- a CDS encoding AAA family ATPase, with protein sequence MDLTEYFGFTEEPFKITPDPKYFFPSGCHKECLSSLEYSFRQREGFTLITGEPGTGKTTLLNLFIEKMKDRAEIAVILTPRLSPQEMLFAIIDDLGLTTETKNKNDVISRFRNFLVEMNATGKPVIIIVDEAQGLSIDTLEELRLLSNLETHKEKLLHIVLFGQPELDDKLRTEQLRQLKQRIITRCTLGHLDATETYDYITYRIMKAGGTSIKFDDGARKEIFIKSRGIPRLINILCTRVLMVVYVKETREITKEVVALAFQSLSPEEDGKQSKKSVKYIAIAALILVVITGVFVTLKNRISADKTQIETVVKRALETPKPAPGQLPSEAVADNVTVNESVSADNRSVDNMTQVIQQAVAPAESDRPAVVQNVAPADEAVKVSPSPVRAKSAVVEVKYNIVNMRQKPDSKSLIIAYLKKEDRPVVVDKFQSADGKYWYRVKTPDGKVGWISEVAVGVK
- a CDS encoding type II secretion system F family protein is translated as MPSYAYKAVDENGDILKGIIEAEDVSTFNNTMQLSRLHVISVKEKTGGGVLPSVNIFGKKIQRKDIIELATNLAVMIDAGLPLLTAFDDLITTTELPFFKQKLITIRRQVMLGSSLSDAITQERDIFPDIFIRLVRIGEETGSLGKSLKDVAEHLQRMEDLASAIKRALMYPTFALITTSGALFFWLVVVMPKMAVLFEDMGVALPLITQVLIKTSKSAESNWYIILAVPVALSALFKYLGRYEKFQYFLDYTALKMPIIKLISYNKVLALFSEQMRILLVAGITINRSFELLQETIGNMVFSRAFVRVNDLILSGVSVGDSLRLQRIFPVLVVRMVSVGEASGSLDAQFGFLSEYFLKKLDDISQKMSKLIEPVVMVFVGIMFTIMIVGVFAPIYDLISGVGAQQ
- a CDS encoding acetolactate decarboxylase; its protein translation is MLNEQRIDGEDSYVKTFFLVLVMGLLVFVATGECAQKEGSVEFEGAQRTFFKTGKAEAVMSLEPLSGRKSLFAIGPVDGLDGEITIFDSKPYITKVRGSDYTLDQTFNHSAAFLVWTEQPLWQDIPIPASVKDYAGLQQFIKTKAAEAGIDVNIPFAFLISGIADMIKWHINTDRTDGKPITKELFAKSKESYITKNEPVDIIGFYSESHHGQFISEYAPAIKPESEAKNAIHIHLVSRVSKASGHIDDLTLGKDMILRLPKQ